Proteins encoded in a region of the Niveispirillum cyanobacteriorum genome:
- a CDS encoding P-II family nitrogen regulator, with product MKKIEAIIKPFKLDEVKEALHEVGIKGITVTEAKGFGRQKGHTELYRGAEYVVDFLPKVKIEVVMDDSMVERAVEAIQQAAHTGRIGDGKIFVTPVEEVIRIRTGERGPDAI from the coding sequence ATGAAGAAGATTGAAGCGATCATCAAGCCCTTCAAGCTGGATGAGGTGAAGGAAGCCCTCCACGAAGTGGGGATCAAGGGCATCACCGTGACCGAAGCCAAGGGCTTTGGCCGCCAGAAGGGCCATACCGAACTCTACCGGGGGGCCGAGTATGTCGTCGACTTCCTGCCCAAGGTGAAGATTGAGGTCGTCATGGATGACAGTATGGTGGAACGCGCCGTCGAGGCGATCCAGCAGGCCGCCCATACGGGCCGCATCGGCGACGGCAAGATCTTCGTGACCCCGGTGGAAGAGGTGATCCGCATCCGCACCGGCGAGCGCGGCCCCGACGCCATCTGA
- a CDS encoding PaaI family thioesterase gives MTATERPTALDVEGFIRLLDEHMPQVRAGGFSVLEMQWGRCTMQVEADERTIRAGGTISGPTMFTLADLALYGAVLSQIGNVPLAVTSDMTIHFLKKPPQRPLVGEARILKPGRRLAYGEVLIHSLGDPDPVAHATGTYAIPSSS, from the coding sequence ATGACGGCCACCGAACGGCCAACGGCCCTGGATGTTGAAGGTTTCATCCGCCTGCTGGATGAACATATGCCACAGGTGCGCGCTGGCGGGTTCAGCGTGTTGGAGATGCAATGGGGCCGCTGCACCATGCAGGTGGAGGCGGATGAACGGACCATCCGCGCCGGGGGCACCATTTCCGGGCCTACCATGTTCACCTTGGCCGATCTGGCGCTGTATGGCGCGGTGTTAAGCCAGATCGGCAATGTGCCGCTGGCCGTGACCAGCGACATGACCATCCATTTCCTGAAAAAGCCGCCGCAGCGCCCCCTGGTCGGTGAAGCCAGGATACTGAAACCGGGCCGCCGGCTGGCCTATGGCGAGGTGCTGATCCATTCCTTGGGCGACCCCGACCCGGTCGCCCATGCCACAGGCACCTACGCCATCCCGTCCAGCAGCTGA
- a CDS encoding ABC transporter permease: MQNPTNLPDQAISSPGFLGGSPRRIMGMVMRNWFLIRQSWPRMLELCYWPTVQLLVWGFMSQFLRGQTSLLAGAAGVLISAVLLWEVLVRTQIGMSITFLEELWSRNLGNLFVSPLRPWEWVVSLVVMGFIRVILGVLPPSILAVIFFDISILDLGLPLAAFFANLMMLGVAVGLLTSGMILRHGLGAESLCWMAVFVLAPFSAVYYPVSALPPAVQYVALALPSTHVFEGMRAVLYQGTVEWRMLGLAVILNLFYLGLASLYFLRAFRNARQRGALLQAGE; encoded by the coding sequence ATGCAGAACCCGACCAATCTTCCCGATCAGGCCATTTCGAGCCCCGGCTTCCTGGGCGGGTCACCACGCCGCATCATGGGCATGGTGATGCGCAACTGGTTCCTGATCCGGCAAAGCTGGCCGCGCATGCTTGAGCTTTGCTACTGGCCCACGGTGCAGTTGCTGGTCTGGGGTTTCATGTCGCAGTTCCTGCGTGGTCAGACCTCGCTGCTGGCGGGGGCCGCTGGCGTGCTGATCTCTGCCGTGCTGCTGTGGGAAGTGTTGGTCCGTACCCAGATCGGGATGAGCATCACCTTTCTGGAGGAGCTTTGGTCCCGTAACCTGGGCAACCTGTTCGTCAGCCCGCTTCGCCCCTGGGAATGGGTGGTGTCGCTGGTGGTGATGGGTTTCATCCGCGTCATCCTGGGCGTGTTGCCGCCTTCCATCCTGGCGGTGATTTTCTTCGATATCTCCATCCTCGACCTGGGCCTGCCGCTGGCAGCATTCTTCGCCAATCTGATGATGCTGGGCGTGGCGGTCGGGCTGCTGACATCGGGCATGATTCTGCGGCACGGGCTGGGGGCGGAGTCGCTGTGCTGGATGGCCGTGTTCGTGCTGGCCCCCTTCTCCGCCGTCTATTACCCCGTCTCCGCGCTGCCGCCAGCAGTGCAGTATGTCGCCCTGGCCCTGCCATCGACCCATGTGTTTGAGGGAATGCGGGCCGTTCTCTATCAGGGGACCGTGGAATGGCGGATGCTGGGGCTGGCCGTTATTCTTAACCTTTTCTATCTGGGGCTGGCTTCCCTATATTTCCTGCGGGCGTTCCGTAATGCGCGGCAGCGCGGCGCGCTGTTGCAGGCGGGTGAGTAG
- a CDS encoding 1-deoxy-D-xylulose-5-phosphate synthase N-terminal domain-containing protein codes for MPITFNPSRDGLKVGGHQASSASMVSLMTALFFDVLRPQDRVAVKPHASPVFHAIQYLMGRQTREKMERFRAFGGAQSYPSRTKDTDDVDFSTGSVGLGVAVTAFASMVQDYVRLKGLSDQPEGRMVALVGDAEMDEGNVFEAMLEGWKHDLRNAWWIIDYNRQSLDSVVSDKLWEPITGMFRSLDWNVVIMKYGRLLEAAFMEPGGEALRHWIDTCPNQLYAALCFKGGASWREALVRDLGTTSGIRGLLDSHDDAMLARLMTNLAGHDLPTILDTFHTAANGPDAERPACFVAYTVKGMGLPFQGHKDNHSGLMNLEQMAAFKAQCGIKDGQEWEPFAGLDVDVEDLKRFLAQEVPFTATPTRRLSACFVPVPERLDVSVTERMSTQEGFGKVLAELAKGDTELASRIVTTSPDVTVSTNLGAWVNRRGLFDRHERHDIFKEQKVVSAQRWQGDPQGQHIELGIAEHNLFLMLAALGLSHDLFGARLLPVGTLYDPFVMRGLDAFNYALYQDSRFMLVATPSGVTLAPEGGAHQSIATPLIGMGLPKLSSFEPAYVDELAVIMRWGFEHMQRPDGGSLYLRLSTRSLEQPSRPLDSDAVIDGGYWLRPPMPDADLTLIYMGALAPEALAAHAQLLEDVPGAGLLAVTSADRLHQGWMAARRARQAGQAAVAPVERLLSTLPATARLVTITDGHPSALSWLGGVRGHKVAALGVETFGQSADLPDLYAALRLDADAIIDAAARVLLE; via the coding sequence ATGCCAATCACCTTCAACCCGTCGCGCGACGGGTTGAAGGTGGGCGGGCATCAGGCCTCCAGTGCCTCAATGGTCAGCCTGATGACGGCTTTGTTCTTCGATGTGCTGCGCCCGCAGGATCGGGTCGCCGTGAAGCCCCATGCCAGCCCCGTGTTTCACGCCATCCAGTATCTGATGGGCCGGCAGACGCGGGAGAAGATGGAACGGTTCCGCGCCTTTGGCGGCGCCCAGTCCTATCCATCGCGCACCAAGGATACCGATGACGTGGATTTCTCCACCGGGTCCGTCGGTCTGGGTGTGGCGGTCACGGCCTTTGCCAGCATGGTGCAGGATTATGTGCGCCTGAAGGGCCTGTCGGATCAGCCCGAGGGCCGCATGGTGGCCCTGGTCGGAGATGCGGAGATGGACGAGGGCAATGTCTTCGAGGCCATGCTGGAAGGCTGGAAGCATGATCTGCGCAATGCCTGGTGGATCATTGATTATAACCGGCAGAGCCTGGACAGCGTGGTTTCCGACAAGCTGTGGGAGCCGATCACCGGCATGTTCCGGTCGCTCGACTGGAATGTCGTCATCATGAAATATGGCCGCCTGTTGGAGGCAGCGTTCATGGAGCCGGGTGGTGAGGCGCTGCGCCATTGGATCGACACCTGTCCGAACCAGCTCTATGCGGCACTGTGCTTCAAGGGCGGGGCGTCCTGGCGCGAAGCGCTGGTCCGCGATCTGGGCACGACCAGCGGCATCCGGGGACTGCTGGACAGCCATGATGATGCGATGCTGGCGCGGTTGATGACCAATCTGGCCGGCCATGACCTGCCAACAATCCTGGACACTTTCCACACCGCCGCCAACGGCCCGGATGCCGAGCGACCGGCCTGTTTCGTGGCCTATACGGTCAAGGGAATGGGGCTACCGTTCCAGGGGCACAAGGATAACCATTCCGGCCTGATGAACCTGGAGCAGATGGCCGCCTTCAAGGCGCAGTGCGGTATCAAGGACGGCCAGGAATGGGAACCGTTTGCGGGCCTGGATGTGGATGTGGAGGACCTGAAGCGCTTCTTGGCGCAAGAGGTGCCTTTCACCGCCACCCCGACGCGCCGTCTGTCTGCATGTTTCGTACCGGTTCCGGAACGACTTGATGTTTCGGTAACGGAACGGATGAGTACACAGGAAGGCTTCGGGAAGGTCCTGGCCGAGCTGGCCAAGGGCGACACCGAGTTGGCGTCACGCATCGTCACCACCAGCCCGGATGTCACGGTCTCCACCAACCTGGGCGCCTGGGTCAACCGGCGCGGCCTTTTCGACCGGCATGAACGGCACGATATTTTCAAGGAACAGAAGGTCGTGTCGGCGCAGCGCTGGCAGGGCGATCCGCAGGGCCAACATATTGAACTGGGCATCGCTGAACATAACCTGTTCCTGATGCTGGCGGCCCTAGGCCTCAGCCATGACCTGTTCGGCGCGCGGCTGCTGCCGGTGGGCACGCTTTATGATCCGTTCGTGATGCGCGGGCTGGATGCGTTCAACTATGCGCTTTATCAGGATTCGCGTTTCATGCTGGTGGCGACACCCAGCGGCGTGACCCTGGCACCGGAGGGTGGGGCGCATCAATCCATCGCCACCCCCTTGATCGGCATGGGGTTGCCGAAACTGTCCAGCTTTGAACCCGCCTATGTCGATGAACTGGCGGTCATCATGCGCTGGGGGTTTGAGCATATGCAGAGGCCCGATGGCGGCAGCCTCTATCTGCGCCTGTCCACACGCAGCCTGGAGCAGCCGTCCCGTCCGCTGGACTCCGACGCCGTCATCGATGGCGGCTATTGGCTGCGCCCGCCAATGCCCGATGCCGACCTCACCCTCATCTATATGGGTGCCCTGGCGCCAGAGGCACTGGCCGCGCACGCACAGCTGCTGGAGGATGTACCGGGCGCTGGCCTGCTGGCCGTGACCTCGGCGGACCGGCTGCATCAGGGCTGGATGGCGGCACGGCGTGCACGGCAGGCGGGGCAAGCGGCGGTGGCGCCGGTGGAGCGGCTGCTGTCCACCCTGCCTGCCACGGCGCGTCTCGTTACCATCACCGATGGGCACCCATCCGCGCTTTCCTGGCTGGGCGGGGTGCGGGGGCACAAGGTGGCGGCATTGGGGGTGGAAACCTTTGGTCAGTCTGCCGATCTGCCCGACCTTTACGCAGCCCTGCGCCTGGATGCCGATGCCATCATCGATGCCGCCGCTCGGGTGCTGCTGGAATAG
- a CDS encoding NAD(P)H-hydrate dehydratase, translating to MAHEILTVAQMYSVDRAAMQAGIPGSLLMERAGMAVAREAIILCGGRPRPVVILCGPGNNGGDGFVAARHLSAAGWRVRVGLLGDRVALRGDAAWAAECWTGCVDVASPDLLSGAGLVIDAMFGAGLNRPLEGQALALVQAMAQPGLPVLAVDVPSGIHGDNGVVLGAAPVADVTVSFFRPKPAHYLYPARGHVGRLVIADIGIPDTVLASIGPTIQTNDPTLWRAQFPRPAVTGHKYQRGHALILGGTVMTGAARLSARAALRLGAGLVTLACEPAAQLVYSLSMPSLIVQPITDAGGFSELLADPRRNAVLLGPGAGTGALLREAVLASLRAGKAGVLDADFFSSFAGALSTLRQAGLNDRWVLTPHEGEFARLFGPLTGSRLDRARHAAAESGAVVLLKGPDTVIAHPDGRVRVNHNAPPDLAIAGSGDVLSGLILALLAQGMDPFDAASTGAWLHGAAGQYCGRGLIAEDLPEAVPAVLKQNNL from the coding sequence ATGGCCCATGAAATCCTGACGGTCGCTCAGATGTATTCGGTCGACCGCGCTGCCATGCAGGCGGGCATCCCCGGCAGTCTGCTGATGGAACGCGCGGGCATGGCTGTGGCGCGTGAGGCGATTATTCTGTGCGGTGGCCGGCCCCGGCCTGTCGTGATCCTGTGCGGTCCCGGCAATAATGGGGGTGACGGGTTCGTGGCGGCCCGGCATCTGTCCGCCGCCGGTTGGCGGGTGCGGGTCGGGCTTTTGGGCGACCGTGTGGCGCTGCGCGGGGATGCGGCCTGGGCGGCGGAATGCTGGACTGGTTGTGTGGACGTGGCTTCACCGGACCTGCTGTCCGGTGCCGGTCTGGTAATCGACGCGATGTTCGGCGCAGGACTGAACCGTCCGCTGGAGGGGCAGGCACTGGCGCTGGTGCAGGCCATGGCGCAGCCGGGCTTGCCGGTTCTGGCCGTGGATGTGCCCAGCGGCATCCATGGCGATAATGGGGTGGTGCTGGGTGCGGCCCCCGTCGCGGATGTCACGGTCAGCTTCTTCCGGCCCAAACCCGCCCATTACCTTTATCCGGCACGCGGCCATGTCGGGCGGCTGGTCATTGCCGATATCGGCATCCCGGACACTGTTCTGGCCAGCATCGGCCCGACCATCCAGACCAATGACCCGACTCTGTGGCGCGCGCAGTTCCCCAGGCCCGCTGTCACGGGGCACAAATATCAGCGCGGCCATGCCCTGATCCTGGGTGGGACGGTGATGACGGGGGCGGCCCGACTGTCGGCGCGGGCTGCCCTGCGTCTGGGTGCCGGGCTGGTGACGCTGGCCTGTGAGCCGGCGGCGCAGCTGGTCTACAGTCTGTCCATGCCCAGCCTGATCGTGCAGCCCATCACCGATGCGGGCGGCTTTTCGGAACTGCTGGCCGACCCACGTCGTAACGCCGTTCTGCTAGGGCCGGGCGCCGGGACGGGGGCCCTGTTGCGCGAGGCGGTGCTGGCCAGCCTCCGTGCCGGAAAGGCCGGTGTGCTGGATGCCGATTTTTTCAGCAGTTTTGCAGGTGCGCTTTCGACGCTGCGGCAGGCTGGCCTCAATGACCGCTGGGTGCTGACCCCGCATGAGGGGGAGTTCGCGCGGCTGTTCGGTCCGCTGACCGGTTCCCGCCTGGACCGTGCACGCCATGCAGCGGCGGAGTCGGGGGCGGTGGTGTTGCTGAAAGGACCGGATACGGTGATCGCGCATCCCGATGGGCGGGTGCGCGTCAATCATAATGCGCCACCTGATCTCGCTATTGCGGGCAGCGGCGACGTGCTGTCGGGCCTGATCCTGGCCCTGCTAGCCCAGGGGATGGACCCGTTCGACGCCGCCAGTACAGGTGCCTGGCTACATGGCGCTGCGGGCCAATACTGTGGTCGGGGGCTGATCGCGGAGGACCTGCCCGAGGCGGTGCCGGCTGTTTTGAAGCAGAATAATCTTTGA
- a CDS encoding M20/M25/M40 family metallo-hydrolase → MKRFGFLLAAGVALLALGQPAFAADANVFTPATLKASSDIQAKALAGSGAYGFVESLTVRVGPRLAGSPAAKLSHQWAEARFKELGLSNIKVEPFTVDGWERGIEHASILSPVAHHLHVTALGHSVTTPPDGITAPVVRFDTLEDLEAAPEGSLKGKIAFVDKKMNRLQDGGGYGEAVGVRGKGPEAAARKGAVGLLIRSIGTDSHRFPHTGITRYADGVTAIPAGALSNPDADQLNRVLALGQPVSVKMVLSSQAMGPLSDANVMAEIKGRELPDEIVVIGAHLDSWDLGTGALDDGAGVGIVLAAAKIIKSMPQAPRRTIRFVLFGAEEVGLVGAYAYAKQHAAELPKHQAGTEADFGAGPVITFNANFRPEAKPVAEAIGKALAPLGIVPGRGSSSGGPDIGPLAAQGVPTGGLGLDGTDYFDYHHTADDTLDKVDPKKLDQATAAFASFAWLAAEAPMALGPVPKKAE, encoded by the coding sequence TTGAAGCGTTTCGGTTTTCTGCTGGCCGCCGGTGTGGCGTTGCTGGCCCTGGGGCAGCCGGCATTCGCTGCCGATGCCAATGTCTTTACTCCCGCCACCCTGAAGGCCAGCAGCGATATCCAGGCCAAGGCCCTGGCCGGGTCCGGGGCCTATGGGTTCGTCGAATCATTGACGGTGCGTGTCGGCCCGCGTCTGGCGGGATCGCCTGCCGCCAAGCTGTCGCATCAATGGGCAGAAGCGCGGTTCAAGGAACTGGGGCTGAGCAATATCAAGGTTGAGCCGTTTACGGTGGATGGCTGGGAACGCGGGATCGAGCATGCGTCGATCCTTTCCCCGGTCGCCCACCATCTGCATGTCACGGCGCTGGGCCATTCCGTGACGACCCCGCCAGACGGCATCACGGCTCCTGTCGTACGCTTCGATACGCTGGAAGATCTGGAAGCCGCACCGGAAGGCAGCCTGAAAGGCAAGATCGCCTTCGTTGACAAGAAGATGAACCGTCTGCAGGATGGCGGCGGCTATGGCGAGGCGGTGGGGGTGCGCGGCAAGGGGCCGGAGGCGGCGGCGCGCAAGGGCGCGGTTGGTCTGCTGATCCGGTCCATCGGCACCGACAGCCACCGTTTCCCCCATACCGGCATCACCCGCTATGCCGACGGTGTGACGGCCATCCCCGCCGGTGCCCTGTCCAACCCTGACGCCGACCAACTGAACCGCGTTCTGGCACTGGGTCAGCCCGTGTCGGTGAAGATGGTCCTGTCCAGCCAGGCCATGGGGCCGCTGTCTGACGCCAATGTCATGGCGGAGATCAAGGGCCGCGAACTGCCCGACGAGATCGTGGTGATCGGCGCGCATCTTGACAGCTGGGATCTGGGTACCGGTGCCCTGGATGACGGGGCCGGGGTCGGTATCGTCCTGGCGGCGGCCAAGATCATCAAATCCATGCCGCAGGCCCCGCGCCGCACCATCCGCTTCGTCCTGTTCGGGGCGGAGGAGGTGGGGCTGGTCGGTGCCTATGCCTATGCCAAGCAGCATGCCGCCGAACTGCCCAAGCATCAGGCTGGCACCGAGGCGGATTTCGGTGCTGGTCCCGTCATCACTTTCAATGCCAACTTCCGGCCAGAGGCGAAGCCGGTGGCGGAGGCTATCGGCAAGGCGCTGGCCCCGCTGGGCATCGTGCCGGGACGTGGCTCCAGCAGCGGCGGACCTGATATCGGTCCGCTGGCGGCGCAGGGGGTGCCGACGGGTGGCCTGGGTCTGGATGGCACGGACTATTTCGATTACCACCACACCGCCGACGACACGCTGGACAAGGTTGACCCGAAGAAGTTGGATCAGGCCACGGCGGCCTTTGCCAGTTTCGCCTGGCTGGCGGCGGAAGCACCGATGGCCCTGGGGCCTGTGCCGAAGAAGGCCGAATGA
- a CDS encoding CoA-binding protein, giving the protein MNHDHYSDDLIRHVLDSARTIAVVGATADPAKPSFYVMKYLHDRGHRVIPVNPALVGRTVLGQTAYASLADLPERPDMVDIFRRADAAGEVAVEAATRGIPFIWMQLGIRNDAAAAKAEALGSTVIMDRCPMIEVPRLYR; this is encoded by the coding sequence ATGAACCATGACCATTATTCAGATGATCTGATCCGCCATGTCCTGGACAGCGCCCGTACCATTGCAGTGGTTGGGGCGACCGCGGACCCAGCCAAGCCCAGCTTCTATGTGATGAAATATCTGCATGACCGGGGACATCGGGTGATCCCGGTGAACCCAGCGCTGGTAGGGCGAACGGTCCTGGGCCAGACCGCCTATGCCAGTCTGGCCGATCTGCCGGAACGCCCCGACATGGTCGATATCTTCCGCCGAGCGGATGCGGCGGGGGAGGTGGCGGTTGAGGCGGCGACGCGCGGCATCCCCTTCATCTGGATGCAGCTTGGCATCCGCAATGATGCGGCGGCGGCCAAAGCCGAGGCGCTGGGCAGCACCGTGATCATGGACCGTTGCCCCATGATCGAGGTGCCGCGCCTTTACCGTTGA
- a CDS encoding 2-dehydropantoate 2-reductase, which produces MSIPRIAIVGAGAIGTVIAARLSARGGLDVSLCLRSGGFSSLEVQGPDGTVAATPTLYADPTQTRPVDWVIATTKAYDSAAIARTWLPALMGPQTRLAVLQNGVEHVANFAAFVDPARILPVMLDIPAERLGPGRVLQRAAGIMVVPQGPDSADFITLFHGTGINVTADADFTTVVWRKLCLNAAGAVSALLRQPAGIVHHAGAAPVMRALVAECVAVARAEGANMDDATVDQVMDACCAAAPAGINSLLADRMAGRPMELDARNGVIIRRGAAHGIPTPVNQTVHDLILAAVSAEKAQR; this is translated from the coding sequence ATGTCCATACCGCGTATTGCCATTGTCGGGGCGGGCGCCATCGGCACCGTCATCGCTGCCCGCCTGTCGGCCCGGGGCGGGCTGGATGTCAGCCTGTGCCTGCGCAGCGGTGGCTTCAGCAGCCTGGAGGTGCAGGGACCGGACGGCACCGTCGCCGCCACGCCGACCCTTTATGCCGATCCGACGCAGACACGCCCGGTCGATTGGGTGATCGCTACCACCAAGGCCTATGACAGTGCCGCCATCGCCCGCACCTGGCTGCCCGCCCTGATGGGGCCGCAGACGCGGCTGGCCGTGCTGCAGAACGGGGTGGAGCATGTGGCGAATTTCGCGGCCTTTGTCGATCCCGCCCGCATCCTACCGGTGATGCTGGATATCCCCGCCGAACGGCTGGGCCCTGGCCGCGTTCTGCAACGCGCCGCCGGCATCATGGTGGTACCGCAAGGGCCGGACAGTGCCGACTTCATCACTCTATTCCACGGGACCGGCATCAATGTGACGGCGGATGCCGATTTCACGACCGTTGTCTGGCGCAAGCTGTGCCTGAATGCCGCCGGTGCAGTGTCGGCCCTGCTACGGCAACCGGCGGGCATCGTCCATCATGCGGGGGCGGCGCCGGTGATGCGCGCCCTGGTGGCCGAATGCGTCGCCGTCGCCAGGGCCGAGGGGGCCAATATGGACGATGCAACGGTGGATCAGGTGATGGATGCTTGCTGCGCGGCGGCACCGGCGGGGATCAATTCCCTGCTGGCCGACCGGATGGCGGGGCGGCCCATGGAGCTTGATGCCCGCAACGGCGTCATCATCCGGCGCGGTGCGGCCCATGGTATCCCGACACCGGTCAACCAGACCGTCCATGACCTGATTCTGGCCGCTGTGTCGGCGGAGAAGGCTCAACGGTAA
- the glnA gene encoding type I glutamate--ammonia ligase, producing MSDLATFFDLIKENDVKYVDFRFTDIKGKVHHVSQHICTVDEDLLTDGVMFDGSSIAGWKAINESDMTLLPDLSTAVMDPFSAQPLLTVLCDVLEPSTRQPYSRDPRSIAKAAERYMASAGIGDTAYFGPEAEFFVFDDVKFEVSMNKVMYEFDSEEGPYNSGRSYEGGNLGHRPGVKGGYFPVAPIDSAQDLRAEMLTVLGEMGVEVEKHHHEVAASQHELGVKFGTLVKMADGMQLFKYVVHNVAHQYGKTATFMPKPVFGDNGSGMHCHQSIWKDGKPLFAGNQYADLSETALFYIGGIIKHARALNAFTNPLTNSYKRLVPGYEAPVLLAYSSRNRSASCRIPHVSSPKGKRVEVRFPDPGANPYLAFAAMLMAGLDGIQNKIHPGEAMDKNLYDLPPEELKEIPTVCRSLREALESLSADRDFLKKGDVFTDDMIDSFIELKMEEVLAFETSPHPIEYKMYYSV from the coding sequence ATGTCCGATTTGGCCACGTTCTTCGACCTGATCAAGGAAAACGACGTCAAGTATGTCGATTTCCGCTTCACCGACATCAAGGGGAAGGTTCACCACGTTTCCCAGCATATCTGCACTGTCGATGAGGATCTGCTGACCGACGGCGTCATGTTCGACGGCTCGTCCATCGCCGGCTGGAAGGCGATCAACGAGTCCGACATGACCCTGCTGCCGGACCTGTCGACGGCCGTCATGGACCCGTTCTCGGCCCAGCCGCTGCTGACCGTTCTGTGCGACGTGCTGGAGCCCTCCACCCGTCAGCCCTACAGCCGCGACCCGCGCTCCATCGCCAAGGCCGCTGAGCGCTACATGGCGTCGGCCGGCATCGGCGACACCGCCTATTTCGGTCCGGAAGCCGAATTCTTCGTGTTCGACGACGTGAAGTTCGAAGTCTCGATGAACAAGGTCATGTACGAGTTCGACTCCGAAGAGGGTCCGTACAATTCCGGTCGTTCCTACGAAGGCGGCAACCTGGGCCATCGTCCGGGCGTCAAGGGCGGCTACTTCCCCGTGGCCCCGATCGACAGCGCCCAGGACCTGCGCGCTGAGATGCTGACCGTCCTGGGCGAAATGGGCGTCGAGGTCGAGAAGCACCACCACGAAGTGGCCGCTTCGCAGCACGAGCTGGGCGTCAAGTTCGGCACGCTGGTCAAGATGGCCGACGGCATGCAGCTGTTCAAGTATGTGGTCCATAACGTGGCCCATCAGTACGGCAAGACGGCGACCTTCATGCCGAAGCCGGTGTTCGGCGATAACGGCTCGGGCATGCACTGCCACCAGTCGATCTGGAAGGACGGCAAGCCGCTGTTCGCCGGCAACCAGTATGCCGACCTGTCGGAAACCGCTCTGTTCTATATCGGCGGCATCATCAAGCACGCTCGTGCCCTTAACGCCTTCACCAACCCGCTGACCAACAGCTACAAGCGTCTGGTCCCGGGTTATGAGGCACCGGTGCTGCTGGCTTACTCCAGCCGCAACCGTTCGGCCTCTTGCCGTATCCCGCACGTGTCGAGCCCGAAGGGCAAGCGCGTCGAGGTCCGCTTCCCCGATCCGGGCGCGAACCCCTACCTGGCGTTCGCCGCCATGCTGATGGCCGGTCTGGATGGTATCCAGAACAAGATCCATCCGGGCGAAGCCATGGACAAGAACCTGTACGATCTGCCGCCGGAAGAACTGAAGGAAATCCCGACGGTTTGCCGCTCGCTGCGCGAAGCCCTGGAAAGCCTGTCGGCCGACCGCGACTTCCTGAAGAAGGGCGACGTCTTCACCGACGACATGATCGACAGCTTCATTGAGCTGAAGATGGAAGAAGTGCTGGCGTTCGAAACCTCGCCGCACCCGATCGAGTACAAGATGTACTACAGCGTCTGA